From Ailuropoda melanoleuca isolate Jingjing chromosome 8, ASM200744v2, whole genome shotgun sequence, a single genomic window includes:
- the ELF3 gene encoding ETS-related transcription factor Elf-3 encodes MAAACEISNVFSNYFSTMYSPEEPALASVPAAATFGADDPVLSLSNSQMPLEGTEKASWSGKQPQFWSKAQVLDWISYQVEKNKYDASSIDFSQCDMDGATLCNCAPEELRLVFGPLGDQLYSQLWDLTSSFPDELSWIIELLEKDSMAFQETLGPFDQGSPFSQEMLEECRQPSPYFPGSYGPGAPSPGSSDVSTTGTGTSQSPHSSDSGGSDVDLDPSDSKLFCRDGFPDYKKGDPKHGKRKRGRPRKLSKDSRECLEGKKSKHAPRGTHLWEFIRDILIHPELNEGLMKWENRQEGVFKFLRSEAVAQLWGQKKKNSSMTYEKLSRAMRYYYKREILERVDGRRLVYKFGKNSSGWKEEEVAGSRN; translated from the exons ATGGCTGCGGCCTGTGAGATTAGCAACGTCTTCAGCAACTACTTCAGTACTATGTATAGCCCGGAGGAGCCCGCGCTGGCTTCTGTCCCCGCTGCCGCCACCTTTGGGGCCGATGACCCGGTGCTTAGCCTGAGCAACTCCCAGATGCCTCTGGAGGGCACAG AGAAGGCCAGCTGGTCGGGGAAGCAGCCCCAGTTCTGGTCAAAGGCCCAGGTTCTGGACTGGATCAGCTACCAAGTGGAGAAGAACAAATACGACGCAAGCTCCATCGACTTCTCGCAGTGTGACATGGACGGGGCCACGCTCTGCAACTGTGCCCCCGAGGAGCTGCGTCTGGTCTTTGGGCCTCTGGGGGACCAACTCTATTCCCAGCTGTGGGACCTCA CTTCCAGCTTTCCTGATGAACTCAGCTGGATCATTGAGCTGCTGGAGAAGGACAGCATGGCCTTCCAGGAGACCCTGGGCCCCTTTG ACCAGGGAAGCCCCTTCAGCCAGGAGATGCTGGAGGAGTGCCGGCAGCCCAGCCCCTACTTCCCCGGCAGCTATGGCCCTGGAGCCCCCTCCCCCGGCAGCTCCGATGTCTCCACCACAG GGACTGGGACTTCCCAGAGCCCCCACTCCTCAGACTCCGGTGGAAGTGACGTGGACCTGGATCCCAGTGACAGCAAGCTCTTCTGTAGGG ACGGCTTTCCTGACTATAAGAAGGGGGATCCTAAGCACGGGAAGCGGAAACGGGGCCGGCCCCGAAAGCTGAGCAAAGACTCTCGGGAGTGTCTGGAGGGCAAGAAGAGCAAGCACG CCCCCAGAGGCACCCACCTGTGGGAGTTCATCCGGGACATCCTCATCCACCCGGAGCTCAATGAGGGCCTCATGAAGTGGGAGAACCGGCAAGAGGGCGTCTTCAAGTTCTTGCGGTCAGAGGCAGTGGCCCAGCTCTGGGgccagaagaagaagaacagcAGCATGACCTACGAGAAGCTGAGCAGGGCCATGAG GTACTACTACAAACGGGAGATACTGGAGCGGGTGGATGGCCGGCGGCTGGTCTACAAGTTTGGCAAAAACTCCAGCggctggaaggaggaagaggttgCCGGGAGTCGGAACTGA